A section of the Perognathus longimembris pacificus isolate PPM17 chromosome 7, ASM2315922v1, whole genome shotgun sequence genome encodes:
- the Pou3f1 gene encoding POU domain, class 3, transcription factor 1: MATTAQYLPRGPGGGAGGTGPLMHPDAAAAAAAAAAAERLHAGAAYREVQKLMHHEWLGAGAGHPVGLAHPQWLPTGGGGGGDWAGGPHLEHGKAGGGTGRADDGGGGGGFHARLVHQGAAHAGAAWAQGGTAHHLGPAMSPSPGAGGGHQPQPLGLYAQAAYPGGGGGGLAGMLAAGGGGAGPGLHHALHEDGHEAQLEPSPPPHLGAHGHAHGHAHAGGLHAAAAHLHPGAGGGGSSVGEHSDEDAPSSDDLEQFAKQFKQRRIKLGFTQADVGLALGTLYGNVFSQTTICRFEALQLSFKNMCKLKPLLNKWLEETDSSSGSPTNLDKIAAQGRKRKKRTSIEVGVKGALESHFLKCPKPSAHEITGLADSLQLEKEVVRVWFCNRRQKEKRMTPAAGAGHPPMDDVYAPGELGPGGGGASPPSAPPPPPPAALHHHHHHTLPGSVQ, encoded by the coding sequence ATGGCCACCACCGCGCAGTACCTGCCGCGGGGCCCCGGCGGCGGAGCTGGGGGCACGGGGCCGCTCATGCATCCGGatgccgcggcggcggcggcggcggcggcggccgctgaGCGGCTACACGCGGGGGCCGCGTACCGCGAAGTGCAGAAGCTTATGCACCACGAGTGGctgggcgcgggcgcgggccacCCCGTGGGCCTAGCGCACCCCCAGTGGCTTCCtaccggaggcggcggcggcggcgactggGCCGGTGGCCCTCACCTGGAACACGGCAAGGCGGGTGGCGGCACTGGGCGAGCTGacgacggcggcggcggtggaGGTTTCCACGCGCGCCTGGTGCACCAGGGGGCGGCCCACGCGGGTGCGGCATGGGCGCAGGGAGGCACGGCGCACCACTTGGGCCCAGCCATGTCGCCGTCGCCTGGGGCCGGCGGGGGCCACCAGCCGCAGCCGCTCGGGCTGTACGCTCAGGCGGCCTACccagggggcggcggcggcggcttggCCGGAATGCTGGCGGCGGGCGGTGGTggcgcggggccgggcctgcACCACGCGTTGCACGAGGACGGCCACGAGGCACAGCTGgagccgtcgccgccgccgcacCTGGGCGCCCACGGACACGCACACGGACACGCACACGCGGGCGGCCTGCACGCGGCGGCGGCACACCTGCACCCGGGCGCGGGCGGTGGTGGCTCGTCGGTGGGCGAGCATTCGGACGAGGATGCGCCCAGCTCGGACGACCTGGAGCAGTTCGCCAAGCAGTTCAAGCAGCGGCGCATCAAGCTGGGCTTCACGCAGGCCGACGTGGGGCTGGCGCTGGGCACGCTGTACGGGAACGTGTTCTCGCAGACCACCATCTGCCGCTTCGAAGCCCTGCAGCTGAGCTTCAAGAACATGTGCAAGCTCAAGCCGCTGCTCAACAAGTGGCTGGAGGAGACCGACTCGTCCAGCGGCAGCCCCACCAACCTGGACAAGATCGCGGCGCAGGGCCGCAAGCGCAAGAAGCGCACGTCCATCGAGGTCGGGGTGAAAGGCGCGCTGGAGAGCCACTTCCTCAAGTGCCCCAAGCCCTCGGCGCACGAGATCACCGGCCTGGCTGACAGCCTGCAGCTGGAGAAGGAGGTGGTGCGCGTGTGGTTCTGCAACCGGCGGCAGAAGGAGAAGCGCATGACCCCCGCGGCCGGCGCGGGCCACCCGCCCATGGACGACGTTTACGCGCCCGGGGagctggggccgggcgggggcggcgcgTCGCCGCCCTcggcacccccgcccccgcctccagccgcgctgcaccaccaccaccaccacacactgcCGGGCTCGGTGCAGTGA